A section of the Falco peregrinus isolate bFalPer1 chromosome 3, bFalPer1.pri, whole genome shotgun sequence genome encodes:
- the LOC129784199 gene encoding feather keratin-like → MACNNLCSPCGPTPLANSCNEPCVRQCEESRVVIQPPAVLVTLPGPILSSFPQSTAVGSSSSAAVGNILSSQGVPVSSGGFGYGFGGLGCYGARRACYPC, encoded by the coding sequence ATGGCCTGCAACaacctctgcagcccctgcggaCCCACCCCGCTGGCTaacagctgcaacgagccctgcgTCAGGCAGTGCGAAGAATCCCGTGTCGTCATCCAGCCTCCCGCCGTGCTGGTCACCCTGCCGGgacccatcctcagctccttcccccagagcacCGCCGTCGGATCGTCCTCATCGGCTGCCGTGGGCAacatcctcagctcccagggagtgCCCGTCTCCTCCGGCGGCTTCGGCTATGGCTTCGGAGGCCTGGGCTGCTACGGTGCCAGAAGAGCCTGCTACCCCTGCTAA
- the LOC129783994 gene encoding feather keratin-like codes for MACKNLCGPCGPTPLANSCNEPCVRQCEDSRVVIQPSTVLVTLPGPILTSFPQSTAVGSSSSAAVGNILSSQGVPVSSGGFGYGYGLGGLGCYGARRACLPC; via the coding sequence ATGGCCTGCAAAAACCTCTGCGGCCCCTGCGGACCCACCCCGCTGGCTaacagctgcaacgagccctgcgTCAGGCAGTGCGAGGACTCCCGTGTCGTCATCCAGCCTTCCACCGTGCTGGTCACCCTGCCGGGACCCAtcctcacctccttcccccagagcacCGCCGTCGGATCATCCTCATCGGCTGCCGTGGGCAacatcctcagctcccagggagtgCCCGTCTCCTCCGGCGGCTTTGGCTACGGTTACGGCCTCGGAGGCCTGGGCTGCTATGGCGCCAgaagagcctgcctgccctgctaa
- the LOC129784016 gene encoding feather keratin 1-like, whose translation MACNNFCSPCGPTPLANSCNEPCVRQCEDSRVVIQPSTVLVTLPGPILTSFPQSTAVGSSSSAAVGNILSSQGVPVSSGGFGYGYGLGGLGCYGAGRACLPC comes from the coding sequence ATGGCCTGCAACAacttctgcagcccctgcggaCCCACCCCGCTGGCTaacagctgcaacgagccctgcgTCAGGCAGTGCGAGGACTCCCGCGTCGTCATCCAGCCTTCCACCGTGCTGGTCACCCTGCCGGGACCCAtcctcacctccttcccccagagcacCGCCGTCGGATCCTCCTCATCGGCTGCTGTGGGCAacatcctcagctcccagggagtgCCCGTCTCCTCCGGTGGCTTTGGCTACGGTTACGGCCTCGGAGGCCTGGGCTGCTATGGCGCCGgaagagcctgcctgccctgctaa
- the LOC129784018 gene encoding feather keratin 1-like: MACNNFCSPCGPTPLANSCNEPCVRQCEDSRVVIQPSTVLVTLPGPILTSFPQSTAVGSSSSAAVGNILSSQGVPISSGGFGYGYGLGGLGCYGAGRACLPC; the protein is encoded by the coding sequence ATGGCCTGCAACAacttctgcagcccctgcggaCCCACCCCGCTGGCTaacagctgcaacgagccctgcgTCAGGCAGTGCGAGGACTCCCGCGTCGTCATCCAGCCTTCCACCGTGCTGGTCACCCTGCCGGGACCCAtcctcacctccttcccccagagcacCGCCGTCGGATCCTCCTCATCGGCTGCTGTGGGCAacatcctcagctcccagggagtgCCCATCTCCTCCGGCGGCTTTGGCTACGGTTACGGCCTCGGAGGCCTGGGCTGCTATGGCGCCGgaagagcctgcctgccctgctaa